The sequence GAAGACTTTTAAAGAATTCTTGCCTTGAATACAGCTGCCTAGATTCCTCCTGCTTTTCTTCAGGAAGAAAGAGTTACCTGTATCTGTCTGGTATTGCTGTGGTGACAATTTTTCCTTCTCAAATCAGAAGGAAACTACTGCTTTTCAGTCTGCCCAGCCTCCtgtcccacccagatcttgttcCACTCCCTTGGGGTTAAGGAAAATGTGGTCATTTCTAAGACAGCTCTGAAGTAAGCAGGCTTGTGTAGCACACTGCAGAAAAGACCAAGGGGTGGGGGAGGTGCTTCATCATGAAGAAATGCTTTACTTTTGCAGTAACAGCCACCCTTCACCATGGGATTGCCTTCGGTTTGTGAGAGGTTGCTCTGCAAGGGCACATCAAGGACCTTTGGCCCTGAGAGTTCCATTGCTGGCACTCCTGACTTTGTACCCAGGCCAAAAGAGCACAAATTGGTGCCCAGTGTCAGGAGTGTATAGATGCCAGCAGGGAGACATCCAtaggagggaaaaagagaaaggaaaaccagGCTGTGGGCTTGAAAATAGGGAAGGTGGAAGTAAAATGAAATGCCAGAGGGAAGGACATAGCAGAGGAGATTTTGCAGGCTGAGGAGAGATTAACAGGTATTAGAAAAAAGCAAAAGACATGGGAGAGTTCAGATCAATGCTGAGGCAAGCAACAGGGAATGTTCTTAGCAAGGAGCATTAGGAAGTTGAACACAGAGGGCAAAGTGAAAGGCAGACCTGAGAAACTGTAAGGGCAGCATGGAGGAAAAACCTTAAAATCCAGGAATGGGAAGAAGGTGAAAAGTATGTGAACAAATATCTAAAACAATAATACTTTCCAAATTggaaataataattttctttatcttGATGTTAGAAAGCTGTATATAAACTAAGCAATGGTGGTGtaagaataattttatttaatattttggtAACACAATGATACATCTCAAAATTACCATAGAATTAACTTGCTAAATGACTGCATACATTCTAAATAAGTGCTACTAAATTTGAGTAACTTCACAGAGTACATGTGGCTTTATGTGACCAACAGCTATATAGTGTGTAACCCCCTGACTGACATGAGCAGTGTGGATGGATTTTGCACTAGTAGCCAATGCACAGTTAAAGCTTTTGGAAGGATAAAAAATTGCAAAAgacatttttttaattaaaatatgaatTGATGATCCTTGCATTAGAATAGCTATTCAGCTGTAGGTTACAtactttatttcttttaataataGCACTTACAAAGGTACAAGAAAAAATTGTCTTACTAGCATTTGATCTAATGTAGATCTCTATATGAAAATGCTGGGTATCTTATAAAGCTTTTCACAGATATAGGCTAAGTTCTGGGATATCACAAACTTGTACATAATTCAGAAACACACCTGAGGTTACTCCATGTGTAAGTAGCAGAAAGCTTTTTTTAACTCTAAAACAGATGGTAGATGCCATATGAAGCCAGAGAATGTAAGTAGGTACATTATTACTGTGTGGGGTTATAGAGCAGCGCTTGCAGGCTTGGTTCAGGTTTTTTAAATCAGTAGCAAACTTGTACTTTAGATTGGGATTTTGTTGTTAAGGCAGCTCTTCCCAGTGCCAGTaggggctctgtccctgctgccagcatgacTAGGACTGGCCATCTACCAGAAGTCACAGTGCAAATCCTTACCTGCTTGGGTCCCAGCAGAGCTACTTCACTGTGCAGCACTGTAACCTTGTTTGCTGGCTCTGCTAATACCTTATCTGGTACTCAGCTGAGCACAGCAAGTCGTGTGAGGTACTGTCATGTCTGATGGATTTCATATGGAATTGAAGGTGATCTGCAGCTCCAAAGAAGTGCCCAACACTTTTCAAATCAGGCATTTATGTAGGGCTGTTTGCTTTCTAGAGAAATATGCAGCTTTGTGAAACAAACATTAGCTGGAGGTTCAACGTCATACAGTTTCATGTGTGCTTTACTTTAAAATAAGaggtatttttaaaaacaaaacgtATGAACTTTGCCTCACAAATATTGTAAAAGTACTTATTGTTCAGTTAATGGGTACTTTAATTAGGACATGTAATATTAATTTTCCTTCTAAGACTTTGTTCCAAACAAATTGTACTAAAAGTACAAAGTTGATTTTCAGATATACTATTTAAGTCAACCTGACAGAATGACTAGTGAGTGAGTAGAGGTATTATTTGCTGTATGCTTTACTTGAGGCTTGTGGCATTAACATTTTAATATAACCCCCCCAATCTCACTTCTACCTACCTTGATTTTACTAGACTTACCTATGTGCTTAGGGACAACCATATTAACTCCTTCCTAAAGAAACAAAAAGTTCAGCTGTACCTTTAGAAATCCAATTCAAATACTTACTTTGTTCATAAACATGCTAATGAAGAGATTAGCATATGATTTGTATCACCCTTGCCATCTAGTGACAGAAATTCTGATCTTTCAAAACTTTGTGGAAAGTTACTATATTAGGACATTCTGCTAATTTTCATATAAACATGAATTTTAGTTTCAAACATGCTTACAAGCAAGACTTTTATTGTTTTAGGCACTTATGTAAACATTCTGGAATGCTGAAGGCAAGACTTCACATTGCCATTTTACCAAAAATCATGTGAACATATATTATTGAGGCATTAACATACATCCCAGGAGCCAGAACACCAGAGCTGCCATGAGCCTGTGGCAGTTTCTGGCAGAGTAAATTCAGAAGCAGGCTGCAGTGTTCTGAGCaactgcttttgtttgttttttaataagaGATTTCACTTCTGAATGTGGAGTCACTGAAGGCAAACTTAGAGTTAAGGCACAGTGCATGGAGACATGGAAAGGATTATAGAGACAGTTCCTGGAGATGCTCCAACCAGTCAGTAGATAAAAAGCACTTTACATTGACAACTCCTGTGAACAAGCTAGAAAAGAAAAGGCTTACTTTCAAATTGCATATGTTTTATCATTTAATATATTGTTCCCCTGGCTCTCCTTCTAGAATTAAAAAGATGACTTGAATTATACCTTgtgcaacttttcttcctgcttttATAATGTGTAGTATTGGCTATGTACCAAAAATATCACCAGAACAAGATATGAGTTATGTGAGTCTAAAAAGAGAGAGGGGGATGATCTGTAGTTGCAAGGTTTATTGCTTAGGCATTTGCTGACAGCTGACTTTCACTGGCTGCTTTCTCTGCTTGCAGTCTTTGGACAGCCTGATCGAGCAAATCCATCGTATCTCGGAGCGTAACATTCAAGGTGAACGGCTTAGGTTTAATGGTCAGCCCGTAGGTAAAGTCCATTTTAGGGTCCTCGTTTGGGTTAGCAGTGAAATTGCACTGATGCACCAGTATGGAGGTAAAGAGAAAGAGCTGCACCTTGGATAACTCCTCTCCAATACACCGACGCTTCCCCAGCGAGAAAATCATCACGCTGCTCGTAAGATCTTTATTGATGAACCCATTCTCATCCAGGAATCTTGTTGGGTCAAAATCCTCGGGGTTGGACCATTTTGCTGGGTCATGATTCACCGACCACTGGTTGACAAAGATGACAGTGTCCTTGGGAATGAGGTAGCCCATGATGAAGGTGTTGGTTGTGGTGGCGTGAGGGATGGTCACAGGCACAAAGCTGCTGAAACGCATGGATTCGTACAGGAAAGCCATGATGTAGGGCAGGTGAGGCTGATCTTCAACACACGGCAGACGGTCTCTTCCAACAATCCTATCCACCTCTTCTTGCATTTTAGCCTGCACTTTTGGGTACCTGTCATTTAAAGCAAGATGTGTGTGCATACATAACACTTTCAGAGATTTTTTCTTACAAATAATGCTTGCTGCAAACATTTTTTACAGAATTTCACCACTGTCCTAAATGATGCAGTTTGAGCAGAGTTTATATGTATTGCAGGAATGTGTAGTTGGAAACTTAGAGAAAAAACAAACTTCCCGTGCACTGGTGTAATTTTAATTTGCTCAGTTTTTACCTTAATATCCCATGTAACTGATTCTCAACATAAAAAATAACAATAACCTAAAGTGTGCTGAAACTGAATATTCTGATCCaactttgaaaattattttaattctaaAACTAGAATTACTTCTCTCTTCTAAATATTGCATTTTCCATGGGAACAAGAATTTTCCAAATCTGTGACTTTTAAAAGTTAGCATGGAGTTTGTTATCACTAGACATATTTCATACATTTGAAAGCCTGCAGGTTTCTAAgctagaaaaaaaatctcaattgtTAAATCGTCAGAATGGCTTTATGAGGTTCCCACTTTTAGTTTGAGAAGACATTTTGTAATTAATATCAAATTATGTTTTCTCAATAATGTATTTAAAGCTGACTATCTTGAAGTCTGGAGAGTTTGGAAGGCTACACAGTAAGCAAACAAGATCCAAACATTAATACACCTTTTGCTTGCCTAAAAGCACACGTTCTGCCCAGGACCCTTCATTTACTTTAAGTATTCAAGTTTGGCTTCTGCATCCTTGCTTTTTCCTCCTGCAGCAGACTCACATGTCAAATACTGGGCAAACATGAGAAATGGGGAGAAACCCAAAAGTTATGTGAACACTGGGGCATCACAACCTTTGCTGGAGTGTTAAATATTTGCCTGTTTTTCAAGAAGCGACTGAGTAGATAATGTTTGCATATGCCTACAAATTAGGCAGGCGCTGGAAGGAAAAGCCAGGATAGGCAAGAGAGTCGGCACCTTCCCTTAAACCACCTCCCCTCTCAGTTTCCCCGGCGGACAGGCCGGTGCCAGGGCGGCTGCCCAAGGGGTCTGCCTTGCCCAGTCACGCAATGGCAAGGAAGGCACACACAGCGGCAGCTCAGCATAATAGCGGGTTTGTAAAGCGGTGCACGAACTCTTTGCCGTGCTTAAGCAGTTGTTATCCTATTCCTATGATCTCCTTGATCTTGACCTGCTAAAATCTGTTACTTTCAGGTTTTACTCGGCTGCCTTTCTGCTAGCCTCTCCTTATACACCATAACCCGACCGCCTGAGTAGGgtgggatttattttcttttatgctTCCTTATCTCTTTCTGGCAGGTTTCCCAGGGCTTCCGTGTTAGTTAATCGGAGGCCGCTGAGGCACCCGGCGCTGCTCGGGCTGGCGCTGCCCGGTCTCGCAGACCCGCGACCCGACGGCGTGTCCCTGCGGGGCCGCGCCCCGGCTCTGCCCGGGCCCGGAGCTCCATGCGCTGCCTCGGGCCGGCTGCTCCCGCCGCGGGAGCGCTCCCAGCAGCGCCTTTGCCGTGCGGCGCCGTTTAAACGGGGctgccccggggccggcgggcgcTCGCACCCCGGGCGGGCTCGCACGTCCTACCCACCGCGGGCCGGTGGGGCGCCCCGGTGTGCTGCCGGCACATACCTGATGAGGAAGATAAGGAGCCACTGCAGGGCGGTGGAGAGGGTGTCCTGGCTGGCGCCGAAGATGTCGGTGACGGTGGCGGGCACGTGCTCGAGCTGCAGCCGCGGCTGCTCCCGCTGCAGGCGGATGAAGGCGTCCATCATGTcgcggggggcggccccggggcgcaGGCTGCGCTGGTGCTGCAGGAACTTGCCGCGGACGAAGCCGTAGAAGTCGCGGTTGAGGTCGCGGAAGGCGCGGTAGGCGGCGCGGACGGGGCTGGGGAAGCGCTGGAGCCAGGGCAGCGCATCCACCAGGCTGCCGGCGCCCACCGCCCGCCCGAACTGCTCGTTGCGCCCCACGATGCGCAGGAACTCGCCGTCGCCGTGGCTGTAGCGGCGGCCGAAGCACAGGGCGCTCATCACGTTGGCCACGGCCACCACCAGGACGCGCGAGGGGTCGAGGAAGGCGCCGCCGGCGCTGCCGCGCACCAGCAGCGCCACCAGCGCCCGCGCCTCGCCCACCAGGTGCCGCTCCAGCAGGCGGCGGGTGGCGGGGCTGCCCGTGGAGAAGGCGCGCACCGTGGCGTGGGCCGCCCGCCGGTGCAGCTTCCAGAGCTCCGAGTATCCGCCGAAGGCCAGGCTGAGCCCGCCCGACACCAGCTGGAAGGACGGGAAGGGCGGGCGGCCCGCGAAGGCGGCCCCCTGGCGGACGAGGGCCTGGCGGATGGCGCGCTCGCCGTTCAGCACCACCACGGGCCAGCGCCCCAGGCGCAGCTGGAACACGGCGCCGTAGGTGCTGGCCAGCCGGGCGAAGGAGAGGTGCGGGGCGCTGCCCAGCTGCGCCGCGTTGCCGATCAGGGGCCAGGGGAAAGGGCCCGGCGGCGCCCGGCGCTGGCCCTGCCGCCGGCGCTGCtgatgctgcaggaggagcttgcCCAGGTGGATGGCGgcgagcaggcagagcaggagcaggagggagctTTGCAACGGGGGGATGCCGCGCAGCGCTTCCCCGAGCCTCTCGAGGGCCATGCtgcaagggaaaaagaaaagtcaGCGGGCAGCGTCCCCGCGGGGTGGGGACACCTTCAGGTCCCGCGGGCAAGGGGAAGCCCGACGGGGCCCGCTGGTGTGGCGGAGGGGAGCCCCGGCACGTCCCAGCGCTCGGAGTCCGCGCAAGTCCTTGCTATGCGCTCTTCGTGTGCCTAAAGCCCCCCCTGAATCCTGTGCGAAAAAGAAGGGATAATCGATAATCAAGTGGCAAGCTCCTAATAAGGGATCGAAGTCCTATTTGGCGGGGAGGACGCTGCTCTCTCTCCGCCGGCAGGGAAAGTTCTCAGCGAGAGATTCAACAGGTCACGGCTGAGAGAGGCACAGAGGAAAGCAGGAGGATGCTCTCGCCTGTCGAGCCTCCGCAGATGCAGGCAATTGCCGTGCGTCGGAGACAGGTTAATTCCGGCGCTGCACGTCGTTCCCCCGGCGAAAAAGCCCCTGCGAGAAGCGAGTTACCCGCCCCACTGTCGGCATTTCCCGCTGCTCCGGAGAAACCCCCGCAGGCGGCCGCGGAGCCCTCTCCGTCCCgagcccttccctcctccccgcACCTTCGGGCCCGTCACGGCATGGCAGGCTGGCGGTCTGCTGGCCCGGGGACGGGATGCGGGCCATGCCTGAGGCCTCTGCGTGGCAGCGCTGACTGGTCCCGCTTCCCATCCCGGGGACCACCCGCTCCAGCCTTTCAGAAACAGCGAGAGGATGAAGGGGTGAAATAAGCGGCGGGCTCCTGTAGCAGAACTGACCTGTTGCACGCTGCTTCCATCCGAGACCTTGAGGAGGATGGAGAAGAGCTGCGCAGCCGGCGGCAGCTCTAATGGACAGCCGCGGCTCCGAGGAGAGCGGCGACGGCGGCGTTCAGATCCAAGCCTTTGGGAAACTCATTAGGGGCCCCGGTACCTGTCACCCGGAGCTTGGCAGGTCATGTGCAGGCAAATGCCAATTGCGCCCGATCCCGGCGCAGTTATCACCTTCCCAGCTCTTTAACCCTTCGGAGCTCGCCCCAAGGCAGccacctgccccagcagctccgCGGACCGGGAGCGAGCGGGCTGCTGcgccccctccctccctctctctctctctccctcccacccgcctgc comes from Melospiza melodia melodia isolate bMelMel2 chromosome 3, bMelMel2.pri, whole genome shotgun sequence and encodes:
- the LOC134415882 gene encoding cytochrome P450 1B1 — encoded protein: MEAACNSMALERLGEALRGIPPLQSSLLLLLCLLAAIHLGKLLLQHQQRRRQGQRRAPPGPFPWPLIGNAAQLGSAPHLSFARLASTYGAVFQLRLGRWPVVVLNGERAIRQALVRQGAAFAGRPPFPSFQLVSGGLSLAFGGYSELWKLHRRAAHATVRAFSTGSPATRRLLERHLVGEARALVALLVRGSAGGAFLDPSRVLVVAVANVMSALCFGRRYSHGDGEFLRIVGRNEQFGRAVGAGSLVDALPWLQRFPSPVRAAYRAFRDLNRDFYGFVRGKFLQHQRSLRPGAAPRDMMDAFIRLQREQPRLQLEHVPATVTDIFGASQDTLSTALQWLLIFLIRYPKVQAKMQEEVDRIVGRDRLPCVEDQPHLPYIMAFLYESMRFSSFVPVTIPHATTTNTFIMGYLIPKDTVIFVNQWSVNHDPAKWSNPEDFDPTRFLDENGFINKDLTSSVMIFSLGKRRCIGEELSKVQLFLFTSILVHQCNFTANPNEDPKMDFTYGLTIKPKPFTLNVTLRDTMDLLDQAVQRLQAEKAASESQLSANA